The sequence CGGACGCGGCCCTTATCGGCAGGATAATCGGCACCCATCTAAAATTAAATATAGCGCTTATCGAAGCTATTATTGCCGGCCATGATATAGGGCATACACCATTTGGACATGGAGGCGAAAGGGCAATCCAAAAAATTCTTGATGAGTTTGAGGTATATGATTCAACTTTACGCGAAAAAAGAATAAAATTCTTCAATCATCCGGCCCAAAGCGTAAGAATTCTGAACGAACTTAAAAACAAAAATGAGGGAATAAATCCGACATTTCAGACCCTGGACGGCATAATGTGCCACAATAAAAAAAATTTTCAACAGATAATGACCTATAAAAAAGATAAAACTATGGGGGAATTTCTGGCTCAATACAAAAATTCGCTTTATATCAAAGGGGTATTAGACAATCCGGAACCTATGACCCTGGAAGGTGTTGTAGCCAAGGTAGCTGATTTGATTTCCTATATAGGTAAAGATATTATTGATGCTATACGTATAAACAGGATAACCAGACAAGATATCAAAGAAGAAACCATACGTTATCTTATAAAATTAAGGAAAAACGAAAAAATTGAAGAGATCCCGCTGGACCTGATCAATTCCAGGATTATTCAGAATGTCCTGACTGATGTTATCAAGAACAGTAAGGGTAAGGACCATCTGGAGTTCAGTCCTGAAATTTATAACGCGTTGAAAGTAACCAGAGAGTTTATTTTG is a genomic window of Candidatus Margulisiibacteriota bacterium containing:
- a CDS encoding HD domain-containing protein produces the protein MLRKIIACDENILALPYDKPLSPYAFDSAGAYRLLQEPSFVNNSLERVRPGLYPSLGDPFMDDLFRIRLSSSYIKLRGKSMSLSALADIPKDYISYRSDHVSDAALIGRIIGTHLKLNIALIEAIIAGHDIGHTPFGHGGERAIQKILDEFEVYDSTLREKRIKFFNHPAQSVRILNELKNKNEGINPTFQTLDGIMCHNKKNFQQIMTYKKDKTMGEFLAQYKNSLYIKGVLDNPEPMTLEGVVAKVADLISYIGKDIIDAIRINRITRQDIKEETIRYLIKLRKNEKIEEIPLDLINSRIIQNVLTDVIKNSKGKDHLEFSPEIYNALKVTREFILSFDPDMESGLQRKIDNIIRTLFIKYTDDLKNNNTESTIFTKFLKYKSIPYQKFTDPGRMAIDHIAGMTNDYLLKEFEEYTLP